The Bradyrhizobium oligotrophicum S58 genome contains the following window.
CGCCACCGGCGGCGATCGCCAATGCCGTCAACGACGCGCTGCGGCCGCTCGGCGCTGAAATGATGCAGTCGCCGCTGTCGCCACGGCGCATCGTTGCGGCGGTGCTGGCAGCGAAACAGGCGAGCTCACCGTGAAGGCTGCATCCTTCGCCTATGAGCGTCCCGACAGCCTCAGCGCCGCGCTTGGCCTGCTCGCGGACGCCCACGGCGCGGCCAGGATCATGGCCGGCGGGCAGTCGCTCGGACCGATGCTCAATCTGCGCCTGGTGCAGCCGCAACTCATCATCGACATCGCGGGACTCGCCGAGCTTCGCACGGTCGACCGCGAGGGCGATGATCTCATCATCGGCGCCTGCCTCACCCATGCCGATCTCGAGGACGGCCGAATTCCGGATGTGTCGAATGGCGTGCTGCGGCGGGTCGCCGGCGGCATCGCCTATCGCGCCGTGCGCAACCGGGGCACCATCGGCGGTTCGCTAGGTCATGCCGACCCGGCCGCCGACTGGGTCACGACGCTCGCCGCCCTCGGCGCCGGCGTCCGGTTGGCGAGCGCCGCAGGCCGGCGTGACCTCGCGGTGTCGGAATTCATCCACGGCGCGCTGCAGACGGCGCTGCGTCCCGGCGAGCTGGTCACCGCGATCCGCCTTCCCTGCCTGCCGCCGACGACACGCTTCGGCTACGCCAAGGCCTGTCGCAAGCCTGGCGAATTCGCGCATGCGATGGCCGCCGTCCTGATCGAGCCGGACAAGGCACGCAGCCGTATCGTCATCGGCGCCATCGACACGACGCCGATCGTCGTCGACGATTCATCCCTGTTCGGCGGCGCGATCACCAATCTCACGAAGCAGTTCGATCGCGACCTCGCCGACCACCTGCTGATGCAGGCCGGCGTCGCCGATCCGGCTGCCCGGCACATCCATGTGAGCGTGCTCGCGCGGGCGATCGCGGAGGCTGCCGCATGACGACGATCCAGCTCACCATCAACGGCACCACGACCGAGGGCTCGGTCGAGCCGCGTACCCACCTCGCCGACGTCCTACGTGATCAGCTCGACCTGACTGGGACCCATCTCGGCTGTGAGCACGGCGTCTGCGGCGCCTGCACGCTGCTGCTCGACGGCGCTCCGGCCCGCTCCTGCATCACGTTCGCGGTGGCCTGCGATGGTGCTGCAGTCACGACCATCGAAGGCCTGGATGAGGATGAGATCGCAGCCGAACTACGCGCGGCCTTTGCGCGCGAGCATGCCCTGCAATGCGGCTACTGCACGCCAGGCATGATCATGTCGGCGCGAGACCTCGTGCTGCGCCTCGATCACCCGGACGAGCAGGCCATCCGTGTCGGCCTCAGCGGCAATCTGTGCCGTTGCACCGGCTATGTCGGAATCGTCCGCGCTGTCCGCGCCGTGATCGAGGCGCGGCGGCAGCGGGGCATCGCAGCCGAGGTCGGCGCCGGACGCACAGCGCTCGGCCCTGTGGGATCGCAGCCGGGCGCGATCGCGACCGCCACCTCGTCGGCGCTGCTACCAGTGACCGAGATGAAGCTCTCCCACGGCGTTGCCCCGGCCACGTTCGATCCCACCGAGGTCGTGCCCGCCAAGAGCTTCGACGCATCGTTCACGGTGAACGCCGCGCCCGAGCGCGTCTTCGCGCTGTTCGGAAACGTCAGAACCCTGGCTGCATGCTTTCCCGGCGCCACCATCACGGACCTCCCCACTCCGGATCGCATCGAAGGTGAGATCAGGGTCGCCATCGGCCCGCTGTCGGCCGTATTCCGCGGTTCTGCACAGATAGACCGCAACGAGGCGGATTTGTCAGGCCGGCTCATCGGCACGGGACGTGACCGGCAGAGCCGCACCGCGACGTCGGGGCAGATCAGTTGGCGAATGCTTCCGATCGACGAAGGACGGGCAACCCGCGTGGTGCTCACGGTCGGCTACAGTCTCTCCGGTCCGCTGGCGCAGATCGCGCGTGACGGGCTCGTACGCGATCTGGCGTCGCGCATCACGACGACATTCGCGCAAAACTGCGACAGGTACCTTGCGGGCGCGACAAATCAGGCAGCGAGCGAACGACCGCAGCGCCTGAACGCCGTCGGCTTGCTGCTCGATATCGCACTGTCACGTATGACCGCTCTCGCTCGCCGTATGCGCAGGCAATGAGACTGCCAATGCGCCCGCAGCGAGCGCCGGAGTTTGGTAACGACAGGCGCAACATGGCTACTGAGCCTGGATGTCAACGGCCCAGGAGACCTACGCTGCGCTTAGGCAGGCGACAGCAAAGCCTCCGGAATACGATTGCCGCGGCGCGATCGACCGCTCAACTTCCTGCAGCCGATCACTCTTCTCGATTGGCATCGCGCCTGTCCTCTGCAGATTGACGTCTTGTCAGAGGTCGGTGAGCCCGCGGACGTCAGAGCGCAGCAGGTTCAAATCGCGGAGGCGCAACCACCGATAACGACATCCCGGCGATAAGGGTGGAATTGGCGGCGGGCCGGTGTCAAGACACCCGGCCCGCGTGCTCGTCGCGTGGTCAATGCTTTGCGCGGTGCGCGATCATGGCCCTGCCCTACGACGCGACAGCCAGTGCGTTCTGCAGGGCGGCATCATTGAGCGCGGATGCCAACGCGGCCGGGGCAACGCCGACCCCTTGACCATCCGCCCCATAGCCGGCCATCGCTTGCACGAGCTGCGAGAGCTGCCTGTCGGCATCGAACGTCGTCGTCGCGGCCGGCGCCGGATCCTGCGCCGTGAAGGCATAGCTGGAGATCGCCGCGAGGCCGCCGACTCCGACCAGGCTCGCATCCGATGCGGTCGCCACGGTGATGGCGGAGACCGCAGGCGGATCGACATCGACCACGGTCGTCGTGGCGTCGACCGCGGCGGCATCGACGGCAACGGAGGACCCGTTGGTGACCTTGAAGATCACGCCGGAGCTGTTCGCACCGCCGCCCTGGGCTTCCCCGAGCAGATTGCCGGCGGCATCCATGATGATGGGGCCGGGAAACAGGCCGTTGAAGCCGGCGAAGCTCGTCATGGCCGACGCCGTGCTGTTGTAGCCGGAACCCGTCTTGACGACCTTGAAGATGCTGCCGCGGCCGAAGACGCTGCTCGTGCCCGCCGAGCCATACAGGTTCCCCGCGCCATCCATCACCAGCGGTCCGGCCGGAGACGAGAAGCTGGTGGGGAACGAGGCCACGAGCGTGGCCGCGCCGTAGCCGCTGCTCGTCTTCACCAGCTCGTACACGCCGCCATTGTTGTAGGCCCCGCCGGTGGTCTGAACGCCGAACAGATTGCCTTGCGGATCCATCATCAGGCCCCCCGCGCAATAGATGTCACTGGCAAGCACGACCATGCTGCCATAGCCACTGGCGGTCTTGGGGATCTCGAACACGGTGGTCGCCGACGCCCCAAACACATTGCCTGCGGAGTCGAGGATCAGCTGGCCGAAGGGAAGCTGTCCGTTGGCGTTGTTGAACGCGGCCAACACGACCGGCGTGCTGCTGTAGCCGTTGCCGGTCTTGACGATCTCGTACACGGTGCCGCGGCCGCCGGGTCCGCCAATCTGCGTCGTGCCGAGCAGGTTGCCGGCCGCGTCCTTGATCGGGCTGGACGGAGACGACCCCATCGTTGCGGAGTTGAAGGTCGCCAGGACGGTCACGCTGCTGTTCCAGCCGCTGCCATTCTTGACGAGCTCGTACACCGTGCCGCCGCTGTTGCTCGTGGCCATCGTCCCGCCAAACAGGTTTCCGGCCGAATCCATCAACAAGCTGCCCGCCGAACCGACGCCCGCGAGCGGCGTCAGCGTGCTGCTCCAGCCGGTTCCGCTCTTGGCCAGCTCGAAGATCTGGCCGCTCGTTACCGTTGTGCCGAACAGGTTGCCGGCCGCGTCGATGGTCAAGCCACCGACCGGATTTCCGTTGTCCTTGTTGAACGTGTAGATCACCCCCGGGCCGCCGTAGCTGGGCGCGACATAGCCGGTGCTGCTGTCCGACAACGTGAACGTGGTGGTCGTGCTGCTGTTCGGTGCACCTGCGGTTGGGGTGAACGTCAAGGCCCTGAGCTGGCCGGTGATCGCGGCCGCGCTGCCCGACAAGGTGTAGACGCCGTTCCCGCCGCTCACGCCCGTGCCGGACAGGGTGCCGCCGCCGCCATTCAAGGTGATGGTCAGGGTGTCCGTCGCGCCGACGTTCAGATCGTCGATCGTCACCGTGCTGAACGGATGAACCGCTGCCTCCGATGTCGTGATCTGGCCGGCGATCGTGCCGCGGATCGTCGGGAGGATGCCAGCGTAGCTGTCGACGACGGCAGCACTGCGACCCTTGTTGCCGTAGCTGTCCGCGACAGTTGCGACGATCGTATTGCCGGCCACGTTCGGCAGCGCGACGTTGAGGGAGAAGCTGCCATTGGCTTGCACCGTCGCCGTCCCCAATGTCACCCCATTGTCGGTCAGGGTGACGGTCTGACCGGTCACCACGGCCGCTCCGGCAGCCACCACCGTCCCGGAGATGCTCTGGCTCGCGCCGTAGCCGCCATGCGAGACGCCGGTGATAGCAACCGTCGGCGGTGTGCTGTAGAGGAAGTCGACCACAGCCGCGCTGGCGCCGGTATTGCCAAGACCGTCCGTCACGCTGGCGACGATGGCGTTGCTGCCCTGGTTCGGCAAGGTCACCGTCGCCGAGAAGCTGCCATCCGCCTGCACGGTGGCCGTTCCGAGCGTGACACCATTGTCCGTCAGAATGACGGTCTGCCCCACGACCTTGCCGATGCCGCCAGCGGTGACCGTGCCGGTGATGGTCTGGACCGCCACGTTGCTGGTTTCAGCTGCGCTCGTGATCGTCACCGTCGGCGCCGCGTTGTTGCGCAGGTCGATCACCGTGCCGCTGGCGTCGAATTGAAGCAGCTCGACCACGGTGCCGGAGCCAACGAACTGGTCCTTGACGGTGACCGTCTCGCCACTCGACAGGATGCGGATCAGAAGATCGGTCCCGCTTCGCGCGATGTCGACGTCGTTCGGGCTCAGCCCGACCAGTCGCACGACGTCGGTGCCGCTGTTCGTCGCCGCCTCCTGGATCACGTCGTTTCCGGAGCCGACCCGATAGAGGTACGTATCCGCGCCGCCGCCGCCATTGAGCGTATCGTTGCCGCCGCGGCCGTCGATCGTCTCGGCGTTTGCCGTTCCAGTGAACGTGTCGGCCGCGTCCGTGCCGATGAACGCGGGCTGACTCGCAACGATGCTGCCGATGGTCTGCGCGGACCAGCTCACGCCGTCGCTGAAGCTCACGGTCGCAAGCACGCCGCTGCTGAACTGCCCCTTCACGAGAACCGTCTTGCCGGTCGACACGTTCTCGATCACGAGATCAGCACCATTGCCCGACCGGCTCAGCAGTACCGAGGTCGAGGCGATGTCCTGCATCGCGAGCACGTTGTCGCTCGTATTGTCCTCGATCACGTCGTCGCCGCCGGCCGAGCTGTAGATGTAGGTGTCAGTCCCGTTGCCGCCGTTCAGATAGTCATTGCCCGGACCGCCGTCCAAAAAATCATTGCCGTCGCGGCCATAGAGGCTGTCGTTGCCGGCGCCTCCGGACAGCGTGTTGGCGTTGAAATCGCCAAAGAATGTATCGTCACCGCCATTCGCCAGCGTGGAGTGGGCAAGGAGCGCGGCACGATTCCAGATCGTGCCATCGGCAAAATGGACTTCATCCGCTCCGCTCCAGGCATCCCAGCTGTTCAACTGATTCTTGAGCAGGATCGTGTCGGTCGTACCGGAAATCGACAGCAACAGGTCGCTGCCATTGTTCGCCTGCGATACGACGACGTCGCCGACGGAGATGCCCGCGCCCAGAATCAGGGCATCGAGATCGCCGGAGCCACCGTTGTCCAGGATCGTGTCCTGGCCATCGCCGCGGTTGAACAGATAGCTGTCGTTGCCGACGCCGCCCTCCAGGTAGTCGTTGCCGGTGCCGCCGGCCAGCACATCATTGCCGTCGCGGCCATAGAGGTTATCATTGCCGGCACCGCCAAACAGAGAGTTGGCGTTGAAGTCGCCATAGAAACTGTCGTTGCCAGTGTTCGCCTGGGTCGAGAGCTGCCAGAGCGTCGCGCGATCCCACACCGTCCCGTCCGTGAAATGAACCTCGTCGGCTCCGCTATAGGCCGCCCAGCCGTTGAGCTGGTTCCTCAGGAAGACCGCATCGGTCGTTCCCGAAATGGACAGCAGAATATCACTGCCGTTGTTGGCCTGGCTGACGACCACGTTGCCGGCATTGATCCCGGCACCGAAGTTCAGAACGTCGACATCCCACGAACCGCCATTGTCGAGAATCGTGTCCTGGCCATCGCCAAGGTTGAACTGATAGGTGTCGTTGCCGACGCCGCCTTCCAGGTAGTCGTTGCCGGTGCCGCCGGCGAGGACGTCGTTGCCGTCGCGACCATAGAGACTGTCGTTGCCTGCGCCGCCGAACAGCGCGTTGGCGTTGAAATCGCCGTAGAAGCTGTCGTTGCCGGAATTCGCGGCCATCGAGAGCTGCAGCAGCGTCGCCCGATCCCACACCGTGCCGTCGGCGAAATGAACCTCGTCGACGCCGCTCCAGGCCGCCCAGCCATTGAGCTGGTTCCTCAGGAAGACCGCATCCGTCGTCCCGGAGATCGACAGCAGAATATCACTGCCGTTGTTGGCCTGACTCACGACGACGTTGCCGGCGCCGATGCCGGCGCCGAAATTCAGGACGTCGAGCTCTCCGGAGCCGCCATTGTCGAGGACGGTGTCCTGACCATCGCCGAGATCGAACAGGTAGACGTCATTGCCGTTGCCGCCCTCGAGATAGTCGTTGCCGGTGCCGCCGGCGAGGACGTCATTGCCGTCGCGACCATAGAGACTGTCGTTGCCCGCGCCGCCGGACAGAATGTTGGCGTTGAGATCACCGTAGAACGTGTCGTTGCCCGCATTGGCCAGCGTCGACTGCACGACCAGCGCCTGGCGATTCCACACCGTGCCGTCGGCAAAATGGACCTCGTCCACGCCGCTCCATGTGCCCCAACCGTTCAGCTGGTTGCGCAGCAGGATGCTGTCGGCCGTCCCTGTGATCGACAGCAGCAGATCGCTGCCATTGTTGACCTGCGTGACGACGACATCGGCCGGCCGAATGCCGGCGCCGAAATTCAGGACGTCGACATCACCCGTCCAGCCATTGTCGAGGATGGTGTCCTGTCCATCGCCAAGGTTGAACTGATAGGTGTCGTTTCCATTGCCGCCTTCGAGGTAGTCGTTGCCCGTCCCGCCGACCAGGATGTCGTTGCCGTCACGGCCGTAGATGCTGTCGTTGCCGTCGAGGCCAAGGATCATGTTCGGGTTGTTGTCGCCATTCAGCGTATCGGCCCCGGAGGTGCCCGACATCACGACCGGCACCGCATTCGCGATACCGGCGCGGTCGAGATACGTGCCATCGGCAAACTGCAGCTTCTCGAGACCCGTGCCGCCGCCGAGCAACTGATCATCGACGGTGATGACGGCCCCGGTGGCATTGACGGTGATCAGCAGATCGTTCTGATCGGCTGCGGAGCGCGACAGCGTCACCTGGCCGCGGTTGAGATCCTTGAGCAGCAGGACATCCGTATCGTACCCCGCGCCGATATCGCGGATGATGTCGCTGCCGTCGCCGGATGCGTAGTGATAGGTATCGCTGCCGCCTGCCCCGATCAGGACGTCGTCGCCGCCATTGCCTTGAATCACGTCGTCGCCATTGGTGCCGGTGATCGTGTCGGCGCCGGCCGTTCCCGTGAACCAAGCTGCGGCCTGGATCTGCGACCGGCTCCAGCTGGTGCCGTCAGCGAAGGCGAGCTGTTCGATGCCACGGTCCGTCGAGACGAAATGCGACCGAACGACCGTGGTCTCGCCGGTCGCGTTGATACGAATCACCAGGTCGGCATTGACGCGCGACAGCGTGACATCGCCAGCATTCAGCCCGACGAGCTGAACCACGTCGGTCGTCCAGCCCTCCTCGCTCTCGATGATCGTATCGTTGCCGCCTCCGGCATAGATCCGATAGGTATCGCCCCCGCCGCGACCGATCAGGATGTCGTCTCCAGCCAGTCCGTCGATCACATCGGCGGATCGCGTTCCGACGAACGTATCGTTGCCGGCCGAGATGACGTTGGTGCCGTTGCCGCCATAGGCTCGGTTCAGGATCTCCGTGGCTTGCCACACCGTCCCGTCGGAGAATTCGAAGGTCGCGACTTCCGAGTTCGAATTGAACCAGTTCAGAATCGTCAAAGTGTCGTCGGAGTCGGCCAGTCGCACCAGGATGTTCGTGCCGTCCGTCTCCAGACGCACGTCGGCCGGCGACACGTCGGCCTTGAACAGAACGCGATCGGCGCCGTCGCCGCTGTCGCTGATCGTATCGGAGCCGTAGCCACGTCCGAACACATAGGTGTCGTTGCCGCTGCCGCCCTGCAGCAGGTCGTTGCCGGCGCCGCCGTCCAGGACGTCGGCTCCGTTGAAGCCGGTGACGGTATCGGCTCCCGCGGTCTCATTCTGGGCAATCCATTTCAGGCGCAGATCGTTCTGCGTCCAGATCGTACCGTCATCGAACGCGACCCGCTCGATGCCCTGGCTGAACCAGTCTTCGAACGTCTGCTTGATCAGGATCGAGCCGCCGTCGCCCGCACCGGGCGCGCTCTCAGCGATGACCAACGTCAGGTCATTGCCGTTGCGCGCGAGCCTGACATCGGACGATTCGACGCCCTGGAGCTTCACGGTGTCGTAGCTGGAGGCGTTGCCGACCGTTCCCTCGATGATGGTGTCGTTGCCATCGCCGCGGTTGTAGACATAGGTGTCGTCGCCGCTCCCGCCCGACATCACATCGTCACCGCGCCCGCCAGTGATGACATCGTTGGTGTTGAAGCCGTCGATGACGTCGTTACCCGCAGTCGAAGACTGCGCCAGCACCTTCAGCCGCAGATCATTCTGCGTCCACACCGTGCCGTTGTCGAACAGGACCTTCTCGATACCCTGGCTGAACCAATCGTCCAGCGTCTGCTTGATCAGGATCGAGCCGCCGTCGCCAGCGCCCGGCGCGCTCTCGGCAATCACCAGCGTCAGATCGTTGCCGTTGCGGACGAAGCCGATCGCGACGGGATCGATGCCTTGCAGGCGCAAGGTGTCGAAGGTCGAGTTGTTGCCGGCCGGCCCGTCGATGATGGTGTCGTTGCCATCGCCGCGGGCATAGATATAGGTGTCGTCGCCGGCGCCGCCGTTCAGCGTATCGTTGCCGCGCCCGCCGATCAGGATGTCATTAGTGTTGAAGCCATTGATGACGTCGTCGCCCGGCGTGAACGCCTGGGACAGCGCCGTCGTACGCAAATAGTTCTGATCCCAGGTCGTGCCGTCGTCGAACACGATGTTTTCGACGCCCTGGCTGAACCAGTCGCCGAGTTCGTCCTTGAGCAGGATCGAGCCGCCGTCATTGGCGCCGGTCACGCTTTCGTTGATGACGAGCGTGAGGTCGTTGCCGTTACGGCTGAACGAGATGCTCGCCGGGCTGATGCCCTTCAACCTCAGCGTATCGATCGTGCTGTAGTTGCCGCTCGTGACCTCGGTGATGACGTCGTGGCCGTCGCCGCGGTTGTAGATGTAGGTGTCGTCGCCGGCGCCGCCAGCCAGCGCATCGTCGCCCTTGCCCCCCGTGATGACGTCATTGGTGTTGTAGCCGACGATGATGTCGTTGCCATCGGTCGATACTTGGGCCAGCAGCTTCAGCCGCAGATCGTTCCGGGTCCACACCGTGCCGTCGTCGAACTTGACCTGCTCGATGCCGCGCGCGAACCAGTCGTCGAGCTCGTCCTTGAGCAGGACCGAGCCGGCGTCGCCGGCCCCAGCTGCGCTCTCGGCGAACACCAGCCGCAAATCGTTGCCGTCGCGGACCAGACTCACGTCGGCGGCGCTGACGCCCTTCAGCACCAGCGTGTCGAACGCGGAGGTCTGCGCATCGGGACCATCGATGATGGTGTCGTTGCCGTCGCCGCGGGCATAGATGTAGGTATCGTCCTCCCGGCCACCGTCGATGACGTCGTCACCCTTGCCGCCGCGCAGCGTGTCGGCATAGGAAAAGCCATAGATGACGTCGTTGCCGTCTGTGCCGGCACTGGCGTCCATGCTCTGGATCACGTCCTCCCAGCCGACATAGCTGCCGTCGGCAAAGGTGAAGTATTCGATGCGGTCGACCATGGTGTTCAGCAGGCCGTAGCCGACGCCGAACTGTCCCTTGACGGTCACGGCGTCGTCGGTGCCGTTGATCGCGATGGTCAGGTCGTCGGAATTGCCATCCCGCTGGAACGACAGATCGTCGAGCGTGATGCCCTCGCCGAAGCGGAGGAAGTCGGGCAATTCTCCCCAGATCCAGCCCTGCTTGTCCTCGATCGTGTCATGGCCGTCACCGCGGCCGAAGATGTAGGTGTCGCCGCCGTCGCCGCCCGACATGTAGTCGGTGCCGAGGCCGCCATTGAGCACGTCGGCGTCAGGCGTTCCCATCAGCGTGTCATCGGTGGCGTAGGACGGCATGCCCACGGCATTGGCGAGGTCGAGCTTGCCCCAGGTCGTGCCGTCGGCGAACTTGATCACCTCGATCGACTTGTCGAAATCCTGATAGGCCGTGACCAGGCCCGGCCGGCGCCCGGCGAACTCGTCGATGACCCGGATCTGGTTGTCGGTGCCGTTCTGGGTGATGACGAGATCGAGCCCGTCGCGCTTGAAGGTGAGATCGGAGACGTTGAGGTGGGCGAACCAGATCGCATCCTCCTGGTTGTCGCCGAGCCCTTGCCAGACGTCCTGAATGACGTCGTGGCCGAAATTGGTGCCGACCACATAGGCGTCGCGGCCGCCCTGCCCCTGCACGACCTGGTCGGAGGCGTTGAGATAGAAGATGTCGTCTGTCGTGTCGCCGCCGGTCAGATTGCCGTTGCCGATCACCAGCTCCGAGGCCGGAATATCGAACAGCTTGTCCGCGACCGCCTGCAGTGACAGGTTGACCGGATCGTTCTCATAGGCATTGACGATGTTGGCGAACAGATAGGCGTCGGTGATCTGCCGTCCCTGGTCGTCACGCTGGAAGTCCGGCAGCATCATGCCGATGAGGTCCTTCCAGCGCTCCAGATAGGTGCCGGCGGCCGTCGGATCGGCTGGCGTGTGCTGGAAGATCTGCTCCAGCATCGGCGCAAACTGCTGATCGGTGGTCGGCTTGAAGGTGTCGGTCGCGACATCGTAGGTGATGCCAGCGAAGAACGGCTTCAGTTCGCCCTGCATCGCAACCCGGATCGCGAGCCTGTTCAGCTCGTTCCAGCCAGCGGTCACCGCGTCGGCAACGCGCTGGATAACATCCGCGCTTGGATTGGTGGCAACGCCGAAGCCGAGCCGCTCGCCAGTGAAGCGCTCGAGGAAGGCGATGTCTGCTGCCGTCAACGTCTGCCAGCTGCCCTGCTGGGGCACGCTGTTCAGGATCTGCTCGAGCGTCGGCCGCGCGAGAATGATCGTCTTCTGCATCTCGTCTTTGGCATACACCGGCTGACCGCTGGCATAGACGTAATAGGTTCCCGCGTCGTCCGTCTTCTTGATGATGAAATCGTATACTTGGGCGCCCTTTTCATTGGTGGCACCAACGAAATGAAAATCCTCTGTCGCCTCGGTGCCCGGTGTCCCCACCGGCACCGGAACAGCCGCCTGCCACGCATAGAGGATCGGACGAACCGCCTCACGCAACGCCGAGAGCGACACAGTTGCCATTGTGGGCAGCGCCGCGTCAACCACGTTGATCAGGGTCGGTTTCAGCGTCATCGCGACGTGCAGATCGGTCAGCGTGCCAAAACCCTTGAGGTTCGGCCGGCTCGCCGCGGCATCGCTGACTGTCGAGTCGCCCAGCCATTTGGTGTTGCTGTTGTCGGTTTCGAGCTGGACGTCCGCGGCCAATCCGGTCGTGCCGTCAGCCCGGATGAACGTTCCCGTCTCCGAGATGGTATCCGCACCGT
Protein-coding sequences here:
- a CDS encoding FAD binding domain-containing protein, producing the protein MKAASFAYERPDSLSAALGLLADAHGAARIMAGGQSLGPMLNLRLVQPQLIIDIAGLAELRTVDREGDDLIIGACLTHADLEDGRIPDVSNGVLRRVAGGIAYRAVRNRGTIGGSLGHADPAADWVTTLAALGAGVRLASAAGRRDLAVSEFIHGALQTALRPGELVTAIRLPCLPPTTRFGYAKACRKPGEFAHAMAAVLIEPDKARSRIVIGAIDTTPIVVDDSSLFGGAITNLTKQFDRDLADHLLMQAGVADPAARHIHVSVLARAIAEAAA
- a CDS encoding 2Fe-2S iron-sulfur cluster-binding protein; protein product: MTTIQLTINGTTTEGSVEPRTHLADVLRDQLDLTGTHLGCEHGVCGACTLLLDGAPARSCITFAVACDGAAVTTIEGLDEDEIAAELRAAFAREHALQCGYCTPGMIMSARDLVLRLDHPDEQAIRVGLSGNLCRCTGYVGIVRAVRAVIEARRQRGIAAEVGAGRTALGPVGSQPGAIATATSSALLPVTEMKLSHGVAPATFDPTEVVPAKSFDASFTVNAAPERVFALFGNVRTLAACFPGATITDLPTPDRIEGEIRVAIGPLSAVFRGSAQIDRNEADLSGRLIGTGRDRQSRTATSGQISWRMLPIDEGRATRVVLTVGYSLSGPLAQIARDGLVRDLASRITTTFAQNCDRYLAGATNQAASERPQRLNAVGLLLDIALSRMTALARRMRRQ